Genomic window (Lutra lutra chromosome 6, mLutLut1.2, whole genome shotgun sequence):
agTCTACTTCCTTCCATCAGCTCTTTCCAAGCCCTCCCTTCAGGGACCGAGGGCTCCCCTCAGCTCCTCTCCCTGGGGCCAGCCCCAGCCCTCACTCCCCCAGAGCAGCCAGgctggcctcccctccctcccagggtccTAGGCCTCTGCCCCAGCCTTGCCCTCAGACTCACCATAGGCCTCATCCCCGTCCTGTTTTCCCCCCATGGTTTAGTCTCCAGAGTGATTGGAGCCAGGGAGACCTAGCGACTCACCTGCCTCCTGGCCCGCCCTCCCACACGTCACAGCCCCACCTCCGCCTGTGGTCCTGACACACTCAGTTCCTTTCTCAACTCCACCTGGGCAGTGCCCGGCTGGAGGCCCGAAGGCCGATCCTGGGACCAGATCAGGGCTGCTTGCCACAGGCGCCGTGGACCAGGACACGCTTTAAGAAAATCATGTTTTTGCAAATTACTTCAGCTGCAGCTGACTCACACCTATACTCTCCTGCCGGATTAAGTGTTGAGATTTGTCTTTTAGCCCTTTGCTGGACTCTGTTCACAGTGGTCTCCCCACaacgcccccctcccctcccctcgggGAGCCGTCCACACCAGCCACACCTGTCTGGCCGGCTTCCCATCCTGCTCGTTCCCTTGGACCCACATTCCCTCTAGCCACGTGTGCTTCCTCCTTGGCcaaacccccccgccccccaacaacCATCAAGACAGTTTATTACCAAACCCAGTATTTATTGAGAACAAAGGAAACCAGCTGGCATAGAGGCCCAATTTCAATTCATCAAACTTCAGCTGCGGATGGGGAACAGGGAATGGCCAGCCCTGAAGTTACCCTCCCAGGGAGGAACCAGCTCTGGGAGAGAGGGGTTGTCAGACCTCCAGGGCCTGGCTGGGGTCTCTGGCCAAGGAATGTGtgaaaggggcagggagagaagacgGCAGCACCCCAAGATGTGGGCTGTGAGCAGCAAGTGGCAGAAGGGGCTGCTGAGCTGGTGGCCATCCAGGGGCGGGGTGCACGTGTGGTCCGCTGTCAGGGATTGACGGGGGGCAGGGAGCCGAGCTCAGGCAGCAGCTCGGGGTGGGGGTCTAGGCGCGCCAGGCGGCTCTGTTCCAGGGCGATGGCCTCGGCTGAGTGCTTGCATTTCTCAGAGCCACACTGACAAGTGAAGTATTTGCTTTTGATGTCCCAGAAGCGGTCACCATAGTCAAACCTGTCAGAGGAGCACAAGAGGCTATGGGATCCTGAGCCAGTGGCCCAGGCCTGCCCCAAAGCACCCACCCCCATCTTCTCCTGACAGTCTCCTAGCCCTTCTGTGTGCACAGAGCCGCCACACTGGCCCTGCCTGCGGACTTGTCAGATGTGCAGAAtcttgggctccatcccaaatCTACTGAATCAAAATCTGGGAGGCTCAAGACTCCATTTACACTGTCTTGAGAGCCTTGGCTCTACTCCTTGTCTGGACACTAGGCACTCTCCAGCCTTTggtgtctggtcctgggctcaCTGCATGTCCCACACCCCAGCCACACACTGGAGACACCtcaccccagctcctccccagtCCGGATGTCTCGGGAACTGAAGAAGGCAATGCGTGGAAAGCGGAGGTCTTGGTGCAGCATGAAGACCCGGACAGGGATGATGTTGGGGTCACACAGGTGGTTGATGAAGCGGCTGATGTTGCCATAGTAACGGGCATCGATGCAGTACACTTCTCCATCCTGAGGGGAGGGCGGCACCCTTCAAGTCGTCTACTACCGTGCTTGCCtggccaacccccaccccaacaaaccccccagtccctcctccccacattcCCATCTGCTGACTGACTGTAAGGCACAGAGGGGTCTCCTGCCCACCTTATTGTCTAAGTCGAAGAGGTAAGAATCATCCTCTCTCACATCAGCCTCGGCATCAGAGATCAGCTCCCCGACATACCTGTGAGGCAGGAGGTGGTGGTTCTGAAGGTGAGTGGGGGTTACTGGGAGCCAGCTCCAGGCCCTGTCCCTCCTCACAACCCCACGGAATCCTCTTCCATGATCTCTCAACTGCCCTGGTCTGTGTCCATGGATCCCACAGATCAACATGGCTGGGGCGGGTGGGCAGCCAGGGCAGAGTGGGCATGGAGGACAGCAGACATCAGACATCATGggatgggggaggtgggtagCTCCCCCTGGAGcgaagagcaggaggaagaacaGGGGACACCAGCGTGGGAGAGGACTCACAGGGCCTCCCCCTGCCAGCTGGGGTCTCTGCTGGATACCTAGAACAACAGGCAGGACCAGGACATGTGGGGGAAGCTGGGGGCTAGTGGGCTGGAGATGAGCTAGAGAAGCAGCCATGGGGAAGGTAAAGGGAAAGGCCTGAGCTGTGCAGGAGGAAGAGACAGTGAGCAGGGAGATGGTAAGCCCCTATGGTTAAGGGGACCAGAATGTGTAGGCAGCTGGTTTTTTGTGGGGGGGAATCCATGTGGGTTTAGTGCCTGGGAGGTGTGTGCACTGGGGGTCACCTAGCACATGGGTGTGAAGCACCCAGCATGTGGGGGCGAAGCCAGGCTGTAGGACTGCAGGAAAGGGTGGAGCCACAGGGGCCGTGATGGACTCTGGGAAGGAGCTATCGACAAGGACAGCCACATTtagaaagcagaggaagagaagttgGTGAAGAGGAAGGATGGACGGGTCCGAGGTGAGGACAGCATCATGGAAGCCAGAGCAAGGCGGGGTGCCAGACGCCAGAAAGAGGACCAAGACACGGGGTGAGGGGAGGTCTGTCGAGAGGCAGCGTCAGCAGGAGGGTGAGGGCCGAGGCTGATTCCGGCAGGGATGAGCAGTGAGCCAATGGTGGGGAACTCGAGGTCCAGGAGGAAGCAGCCATCTCCACAAAGTTGAAAGATGACCCAGTAAAGAGGAAatgggggcgccagggtggcttgttaagtgtctgccttcggctcaggtcatgatcccagggtcctgggattgagtcctacatcgggctccctgctcagcagggagcctgcttctccccctgcccccaccccacttgttctctctctcaaataaataaaatctaaaaaaaaaaaaaaagtaagagaaaatggaTGGTCCCTTAAATGGGAAATGGGGTCAAAGGAGGCCTAGAAGTCTGCCAGCCATGGGGGAGGAGCCGGACAGGGGGTGACAGAGGTTGGAAAAGAAAGTGGAGGTGGACGGAAAGGTCGCATTACCACCTCAATTTTCCAGACAAGAGaaatgaggctcaaagaggttaagaacTCGGCCACGGACACCCAGCGGCAGAGTGCAGCTTAAACCAGGTCTGTCTCCCAGCTtggaaaggcaggggaggggtgatatggtggtggtggcaggaggCTCTGCAGTCTGGGCAGGCTAGGGGCAGGTGCAGTCTGGCCAGGGAGGGGCAGTGAAAAGGGGCAGGACCTGTCAGGGAGGAGAGCGGAGGGAGACCCGGGAGGCAGCTGCAGCTGGGCATCCACCCCGACCCCTACTCACTCGCAGATGAAGGTCCCCTGGGGGATGGTCTGTAGGGCGCGGACCCCCCAGCCCATCTTGGCTGTCCGGTAGAGCTGCAGTCGCActctgggggatgggagagaggctGGCATCAGGTGGGGGGATGTGGGGTGTTGGGGGCTGAGGGCGGGCTGCAAGGGCGGGCCTCACTTGATGCCACTCTGTACCACCCGGTTCTTGCAGTTTCTCCAGCAGGAGCACGCCTGGTTGCACTCGAAAATCAGTGGGGGCTCGATCTTATTAAATTCCTGGAGCAGCCGCCCGTCCTGGGGTCGAGGGAGGGAAGGACAAGTAGTTTCCATGTGGTGCCCACTACAGCTCCCGACCCCACAGATGGGGAGGACGGGCTGGGGGAGGCCACACGTGCCAAGCTCAGAGACTAGGACCTACACCACACCCTTGGTTGGCACGTAGCTGGGCATGGGCCCAGCTCCATCCTGGCAGCGCCCCCCCCCcgaacccctgccctgccctcctgtTCACGAGGGAGGGACTGGCGGCGGGGAGCAGGTGGAGTGCACGCACCTTGTCATACCAGCAGCGGATGCTGAGCTGCCCGCACAGGCAGTTGGAGCTGGAGCAGTCGTCCACACAGGTGCAGtgctggggcaggaggcaggggatGAGCTCGACCCTCAGAAGGAGCCTTGTCCCCTCAGCAGCCAGTGCTCCCTGATCCCCCACCACTGTGCTTCCTCTGAGGTTGTTACTTCAGGACAGTGGGTGCTGATGGTCCCAGGGTGAGGGGGAATCAAGGTGTTGCTGACAAGGGTGTCCCAGGGCTACTGTAAGCCCATATACCTTCACGTGTCCTAAAGAAAGCACCCTTTTGCCAGATGGATGCAGGCCCACACCAAGTTCCCTTTTAGCCTGGCTCCTTTGTTCATCCACGACTTGCCCGACTGGCCCTGGCTGCTCTGGATGTCCCTCtgggcagcggggggggggggtgcagggccCCCCACTCACTTGCAAATGGGTGATATTCCGGTCGATGTTCATCGTGGATGTCTCGCAGTTCTCTGAGATGTACTTGTAATCTTCAGGGCAGGGCTCCCCGTCCACGCCGTTGACACAGGGGATAGGCACGTTCTCATAGCCCCGAGCCACATCCCTGACAGAagggagatggggctgggggcGCTAGAGGAGGGGGTGCGGGGTCCACCAGGTGCAAGGAGAGGCCTGAGAGGTTCCTGGGGccgtgggagggaagggggtgttTCTGGGAGTTTgtcggggcagggggaggaagacTGACAAATTGTGGGACAACCAATGAAAACCGGACTTCAGATAACTGAGGAATAGTTTTCTACTACAGGTATGTCCCCACTGCTGCACCGCACCCTCTTAACACTAAACATGCACAGCTCCTCTGAAACCCTCATTTAGCTCTATTCTCATTTACTGTCTCTGGCATCCTGTTGGGGGCTGGCTCTGAGGATTCAGTGGAGCCTGTTTGGGGGTGCCCAAGGGATGTTCTGAGGGTTCAGCAGAGcttgggggcggggcagaggctGTCCTGGGTGCAGAGGGCTCCAGGCTCACCGGCATATAATCTTCTCAGTGCGGATGGCCCGATTCCCCACTCCCAGCCGAAGCTTGCGGTTGAGCTGCAGGGCAAACCACACATCGGAGCGCTCCGGAGTCAGGTCCCACGCCGTGTCCCCTTCCTTGTTCCGCAGCTCCGGGTTCGCCCCTCGTGACAGGAACAAcctgggaggggatggggagcctGTGGGGTCCAGGGCTGGGAGCCTGCGCCGGGATGCCAGggtgcagggtgggtgggggctcACAGCACACAGTCATGGTAGCTCTCCCGCGCCGCGATGTGCAGGGGCGTGTCCCCGTGGTAGTTGACTGCGTGGAGATCGCAGCGGGCATTGAGGAGGACCTCGGCGATGGCCGCACTGCCCGTgaaggaagcccagtgcaggcaGATGTTTTCTTCCTATGCaggtgggaggggcgggggggtgggccCAAGCCGTGAGCCCTGGAACCCAGCCTCCCCCTCAGGGCAGGCCAGGGTAGCCCCCACCTCCCTTAACCCCCGCCAAACTCTCACGTTGTCTGTGAGCGTGACGTCAGCGCCCCGGGTCAGCAGCATGCGGATCACCTCAATGTGCTTGTGCTCCGCGGCCCAGATGATGGGTGTCCACCCCCCACTGTcctgtgggaggggagagagggaggagggtgagaggcCACAGTCCCCTGCCCAGAGTCCACCCAGCACTCAGCCCTGCTTACGAAAGCAGCGTGAGGTCTAGAGCACAGGCTCCAGAGCTAGGCTGAGAGCAGGAATCTCAGCCCCACCACTCACATGCTGCGGGACCCTGGGTAAGTCTCTTCATCTCTCTgggtctataaaatgggactaatagtGTCTATTGTCCAAAGTTGTAgagtaatttttctctttctataacaCAGACATTTCCTAGGTCTTTCCACTCAAAAATCCTAGAATGTGATGACCCAACAGCACACAGGCTGCAgtctctaaaaaatattttccatttaaaggaAGCAGAGtctctaaggggtgcctgggtggctcagtgggttaaagcctctgcttcagctcaggtcatgatcccagggtcctggaatcgagccccgcatccggctctctgctcaggggggagcctgcctcccgcccccactctgcctgcctctctgactacttgtgatctctgtcaaataaataaataaaattaaaaaataaataactagagGAAACAGAGTCTCTTAGAGAAATAGCAGATTCAGCCTGGGGCAGGAAACGTGCTAAAAGGTAAAGATGCTCTCAGAAGTTGCTGGGTTGTAGCAAAAGCCACAGGAGCCTCATTCAAAGGGCTCCTCCTggacaaacaacaaacaaatcaaaGACTGAAGAATGACTGTAAtagaccaaaacacacccaaaatATGACAAACTAAGAGGTAATAAAGAATATCTGCGTGTTTCTAGAGATTAAGGCAGCAACTCTTCGTTCTGAAAACtgataaaaagaagcaaaaaagagaaaagtaaagaaaaaatacgaacaaggagggagaaagagatggagacagaCTGGAACAGGGCTGAGATTCAGGGAAAGGGCCAGAGTCAGTGGAGGCTGAAAGGAGGCCCGGGGCCTGAAGCCTGAAGCggagcccaggaccccgaggaAAGGGGCTGGCTGGTGGGGCAGCCAGGCTGCTGACCTGGGCGTTGACGTCCACCTGTCCCGTGCTGAGCAGCAGGCTGACCATCTCCAAGTTCCCAATTTTGGCTGCATGGTGCAGGCAGGTGGAGCCATCCTCCTCCTGAGGGAGAGGCCGGCCAGTGAGTGCCTTGCCGGCTCTGCGGCCCACCCTCTGACCCAAGGCCCCAGGAGGTGGGGTTGcggttgggggctgggggggtggggccaGCTCTGCACACCTTGCTGTAGACGCAGCCGCCACGCTGCACCATGTAGCGGGCCGCCTCCAGGTGGTTGTTCACCACAGCCTCCATCAGCGGCGTCCGCTGCTGCTTGTCCACTGCATTGATGTTGGCTCCCGCCTGCCAGGAGGGGGCACGTGGGCTGGTGCCCCTGGGGGGCCGCGCGAGGGAAAGGGTGCGAGGACAGGGTCCCGGAGGCAGAGGGCCGGTGGGAGCTGACCTGCAGCAGCACGTGGCAGATCTCCACAGAGCCCTTCTGGGCGGCCGCGTGCAGGGGCGTGCGCTTGCTCTGCTGATCACTCTGGAAGTTGGGGTCCAGGTTGTCCACTGTGGGGAGAGCCCGCCACACCggaggagagagggacaagtGGTAAGTGAGAGAGCCAGAGGGCGGGGACTTGTCCTAGTCAAGTCCCCGGCTTCCACTGGGAAGGCTGGCGTGAGTGAACGCATGTACGCACTCAGCACTGTCCCCAGCACCTATGTGCTCGCTGTCACCACTGTCCCCACCATCACAGgttatgtgtgtgtctgtctccgcTGCATGCTAAGTGATGGGGACCCTCAGCGTCTGGTATGTAACTGCTGCTCCAGCGAGGTGCGCAGAACAAACGCGAGAGCCGAATACTCACGCAGCATCAGGATCAccttctgcagctccccctgcttcaCGGACAGGTACAACTGGCGGGGGTGGAAGCGGAGTTTCTTCCGCCTGCCACGGTGAGGGACAGGGGTAGGGTCCTCAGAAGGAGCATCACCCTCAGTACCTGTGACCCACATTCAGCCCCAGCCGCCCAGCCCAAGAACAGCCCTGCATTCACCTCTCAGACTCCTGGATGACCAGGGCCTTCTCCAGGGCCTCGCGGCCGGGCCCCGGGGGCAGCCCCACAGCTGACAGGCAGCCCCCGTTGGGAAGGGTCAGGGAGGGCCCCGAGCTGTCGATGGTGTCAGCCAGAGGGTCGCAGGGTGGGCGCCGGGGCTCCCCATGCCCTCGCATCCGGGCACTGCAGGAGAAGGAGCTGATGTCTACAGGCCGTGGCACCGGGCAGGGAACAGACAGTTGGGAAAGGGGAGGCCAGTACCTGGGCTGGGAAGTGTCTGCTCTCCCGGGGGCATcctgagccaggggtgggggggcaggggctgcagTGCCAGCTGGTGgggtcaccccatccccccagggGATGGTCACCTCCTGGGCCTCAGATGCATCTTCCCCACAGTGGGGACAGAAGACCATGCCATTCAGCTGGGACACACAGGCCTTATGGAAGCGGTGGGCCACACGGAAGTCGGGGTGGCACTCCAGGAAGGTGCCCTGAGGAAACAAGGCGCTCAGGCTCTGGGACAGCCCTCCCCTGTGGGGCACGCAGCCGGCCTGCCCCTCCGGCCACTCACCGCTGTACAGAAGTAGCCACAGCCTGGGCAGCAGTGGTGCTTGACCATGCGGGCACGGTGGGTCTCACAGAGCACCATCAGTGCCACGCGGCTGGATGGCCTCATGGTCTCCCGCTTGAGGATGGCAGCATTGCAGCCTGACAGCTGTAGTGATGTGAACGGGCAGGGAGAGGAtgaggctggggcctggggctgggtccccaccaccaccacgccCCCTGGCAGCTCCCAGGCCCACCTCTCCATCCACACTCTCTGTGGCCATGCACTTGTGCCCAGCTCGCTCACTGATACGGTCAATCTTGGGAGCCTCCATGCGGCAGCTGCACAGCGGTAACTCCTCAAAGCCCCGCTCGGTCTCCAGTGAGGACGTGTCATTGGATACCCCttggacagagggaaaagggagcTGAGGGAGGCCAATCCCGTCACCCACAGGGACCCCTGCTGGGGCCTCTCACCCCcgccctgcttttccctccatGCTCTAGAACTCCCAAGGCCTGGCCATGGACAGACACCTGGGCTCCAGTGgggtccccctcctccccattccctccagCCCAGAGGGTGCCTGCCCCCTAGTGGCTCGCCATCCCAGCAATTGGCAATTACCAGCGTGGTTGGGGGAGAGGGTCCCCTCGCTGGGCAGCTCCAGGGACCCCAGAGGGACCTCCATGTACTCACTGGGGCCTGAGGAGCCCACACCATTCACTCCtgacatagagacagagagagtgagagtgcgaGCTCACAGGTGCCTGGACGCGTGGGTACATGCGGGCGTGCGTGCGTGAGCACATGCGTGAGCGTGTGTTCGTGCACACTCTCTGGGGGCcgggagggggctggaggaggggaccCTAAAGCAGAGGAGCCTCCTCACCTCGTGGCTCCTTGGCCCGGGGAGGCTCGCGCTTCCGCCGTTTCCTGGACGGCTTCACCCATGGGCTGTCCTTTCGCCACTTCTTCTTGGCTTTGCGGCGGCCACTGGAGCCACTCTGGGATGGTGTAAGAATTAGAgagcct
Coding sequences:
- the EHMT2 gene encoding histone-lysine N-methyltransferase EHMT2 isoform X3, whose amino-acid sequence is MRGLPRGRGLMRARGRGRAAPPGSRGRGRGGPHRGRGRPRSLLSLPRAQASWAPQLPTGLTSPPIPCVPCQGEAPAEMGALVLEKEPRGATERVHGSLGDTPRSEETLPKASPNSLEPAGPSSPASVTVTVGDEGADTPVGAAPLIGDEPENLEGDGDLHGGRILLGHATKSFPSSPSKGGTCPSRAKMSMTGTGKSPPSVQSLAMRLLSMPGAQGAATAGPEPPVATPSPEGQPKVHRARKTMSKPGNGQPPVPEKRPPEVQHFRMSDDVHSLGKMTSEVVKRRKLNAGGGLSEELGSTRGSGEVTMEKGGPGSLEEWETVVGDDFSLYYDSYSVDERVDSDSKSEVEALAEQLSEEEEEEEEEEEEEEEEEEEEEEEEEEDEESGNQSDRSGSSGRRKAKKKWRKDSPWVKPSRKRRKREPPRAKEPRGVSNDTSSLETERGFEELPLCSCRMEAPKIDRISERAGHKCMATESVDGELSGCNAAILKRETMRPSSRVALMVLCETHRARMVKHHCCPGCGYFCTAGTFLECHPDFRVAHRFHKACVSQLNGMVFCPHCGEDASEAQEVTIPWGDGVTPPAGTAAPAPPPLAQDAPGRADTSQPSARMRGHGEPRRPPCDPLADTIDSSGPSLTLPNGGCLSAVGLPPGPGREALEKALVIQESERRKKLRFHPRQLYLSVKQGELQKVILMLLDNLDPNFQSDQQSKRTPLHAAAQKGSVEICHVLLQAGANINAVDKQQRTPLMEAVVNNHLEAARYMVQRGGCVYSKEEDGSTCLHHAAKIGNLEMVSLLLSTGQVDVNAQDSGGWTPIIWAAEHKHIEVIRMLLTRGADVTLTDNEENICLHWASFTGSAAIAEVLLNARCDLHAVNYHGDTPLHIAARESYHDCVLLFLSRGANPELRNKEGDTAWDLTPERSDVWFALQLNRKLRLGVGNRAIRTEKIICRDVARGYENVPIPCVNGVDGEPCPEDYKYISENCETSTMNIDRNITHLQHCTCVDDCSSSNCLCGQLSIRCWYDKDGRLLQEFNKIEPPLIFECNQACSCWRNCKNRVVQSGIKVRLQLYRTAKMGWGVRALQTIPQGTFICEYVGELISDAEADVREDDSYLFDLDNKDGEVYCIDARYYGNISRFINHLCDPNIIPVRVFMLHQDLRFPRIAFFSSRDIRTGEELGFDYGDRFWDIKSKYFTCQCGSEKCKHSAEAIALEQSRLARLDPHPELLPELGSLPPVNP
- the EHMT2 gene encoding histone-lysine N-methyltransferase EHMT2 isoform X5, coding for MAAAAGAAAAAAAEGEAPAEMGALVLEKEPRGATERVHGSLGDTPRSEETLPKASPNSLEPAGPSSPASVTVTVGDEGADTPVGAAPLIGDEPENLEGDGDLHGGRILLGHATKSFPSSPSKGGTCPSRAKMSMTGTGKSPPSVQSLAMRLLSMPGAQGAATAGPEPPVATPSPEGQPKVHRARKTMSKPGNGQPPVPEKRPPEVQHFRMSDDVHSLGKMTSEVVKRRKLNAGGGLSEELGSTRGSGEVTMEKGGPGSLEEWETVVGDDFSLYYDSYSVDERVDSDSKSEVEALAEQLSEEEEEEEEEEEEEEEEEEEEEEEEEEDEESGNQSDRSGSSGRRKAKKKWRKDSPWVKPSRKRRKREPPRAKEPRGVSNDTSSLETERGFEELPLCSCRMEAPKIDRISERAGHKCMATESVDGELSGCNAAILKRETMRPSSRVALMVLCETHRARMVKHHCCPGCGYFCTAGTFLECHPDFRVAHRFHKACVSQLNGMVFCPHCGEDASEAQEVTIPWGDGVTPPAGTAAPAPPPLAQDAPGRADTSQPSARMRGHGEPRRPPCDPLADTIDSSGPSLTLPNGGCLSAVGLPPGPGREALEKALVIQESERRKKLRFHPRQLYLSVKQGELQKVILMLLDNLDPNFQSDQQSKRTPLHAAAQKGSVEICHVLLQAGANINAVDKQQRTPLMEAVVNNHLEAARYMVQRGGCVYSKEEDGSTCLHHAAKIGNLEMVSLLLSTGQVDVNAQDSGGWTPIIWAAEHKHIEVIRMLLTRGADVTLTDNEENICLHWASFTGSAAIAEVLLNARCDLHAVNYHGDTPLHIAARESYHDCVLLFLSRGANPELRNKEGDTAWDLTPERSDVWFALQLNRKLRLGVGNRAIRTEKIICRDVARGYENVPIPCVNGVDGEPCPEDYKYISENCETSTMNIDRNITHLQHCTCVDDCSSSNCLCGQLSIRCWYDKDGRLLQEFNKIEPPLIFECNQACSCWRNCKNRVVQSGIKVRLQLYRTAKMGWGVRALQTIPQGTFICEYVGELISDAEADVREDDSYLFDLDNKDGEVYCIDARYYGNISRFINHLCDPNIIPVRVFMLHQDLRFPRIAFFSSRDIRTGEELGFDYGDRFWDIKSKYFTCQCGSEKCKHSAEAIALEQSRLARLDPHPELLPELGSLPPVNP
- the EHMT2 gene encoding histone-lysine N-methyltransferase EHMT2 isoform X4, which codes for MAAAAGAAAAAAAEGEAPAEMGALVLEKEPRGATERVHGSLGDTPRSEETLPKASPNSLEPAGPSSPASVTVTVGDEGADTPVGAAPLIGDEPENLEGDGDLHGGRILLGHATKSFPSSPSKGGTCPSRAKMSMTGTGKSPPSVQSLAMRLLSMPGAQGAATAGPEPPVATPSPEGQPKVHRARKTMSKPGNGQPPVPEKRPPEVQHFRMSDDVHSLGKMTSEVVKRRKLNAGGGLSEELGSTRGSGEVTMEKGGPGSLEEWETVVGDDFSLYYDSYSVDERVDSDSKSEVEALAEQLSEEEEEEEEEEEEEEEEEEEEEEEEEEDEESGNQSDRSGSSGRRKAKKKWRKDSPWVKPSRKRRKREPPRAKEPRGVNGVGSSGPSEYMEVPLGSLELPSEGTLSPNHAGVSNDTSSLETERGFEELPLCSCRMEAPKIDRISERAGHKCMATESVDGELSGCNAAILKRETMRPSSRVALMVLCETHRARMVKHHCCPGCGYFCTAGTFLECHPDFRVAHRFHKACVSQLNGMVFCPHCGEDASEAQEVTIPWGDGVTPPAGTAAPAPPPLAQDAPGRADTSQPSARMRGHGEPRRPPCDPLADTIDSSGPSLTLPNGGCLSAVGLPPGPGREALEKALVIQESERRKKLRFHPRQLYLSVKQGELQKVILMLLDNLDPNFQSDQQSKRTPLHAAAQKGSVEICHVLLQAGANINAVDKQQRTPLMEAVVNNHLEAARYMVQRGGCVYSKEEDGSTCLHHAAKIGNLEMVSLLLSTGQVDVNAQDSGGWTPIIWAAEHKHIEVIRMLLTRGADVTLTDNEENICLHWASFTGSAAIAEVLLNARCDLHAVNYHGDTPLHIAARESYHDCVLLFLSRGANPELRNKEGDTAWDLTPERSDVWFALQLNRKLRLGVGNRAIRTEKIICRDVARGYENVPIPCVNGVDGEPCPEDYKYISENCETSTMNIDRNITHLQHCTCVDDCSSSNCLCGQLSIRCWYDKDGRLLQEFNKIEPPLIFECNQACSCWRNCKNRVVQSGIKVRLQLYRTAKMGWGVRALQTIPQGTFICEYVGELISDAEADVREDDSYLFDLDNKDGEVYCIDARYYGNISRFINHLCDPNIIPVRVFMLHQDLRFPRIAFFSSRDIRTGEELGFDYGDRFWDIKSKYFTCQCGSEKCKHSAEAIALEQSRLARLDPHPELLPELGSLPPVNP
- the EHMT2 gene encoding histone-lysine N-methyltransferase EHMT2 isoform X2, with product MRGLPRGRGLMRARGRGRAAPPGSRGRGRGGPHRGRGRPRSLLSLPRAQASWAPQLPTGLTSPPIPCVPCQGEAPAEMGALVLEKEPRGATERVHGSLGDTPRSEETLPKASPNSLEPAGPSSPASVTVTVGDEGADTPVGAAPLIGDEPENLEGDGDLHGGRILLGHATKSFPSSPSKGGTCPSRAKMSMTGTGKSPPSVQSLAMRLLSMPGAQGAATAGPEPPVATPSPEGQPKVHRARKTMSKPGNGQPPVPEKRPPEVQHFRMSDDVHSLGKMTSVVKRRKLNAGGGLSEELGSTRGSGEVTMEKGGPGSLEEWETVVGDDFSLYYDSYSVDERVDSDSKSEVEALAEQLSEEEEEEEEEEEEEEEEEEEEEEEEEEDEESGNQSDRSGSSGRRKAKKKWRKDSPWVKPSRKRRKREPPRAKEPRGVNGVGSSGPSEYMEVPLGSLELPSEGTLSPNHAGVSNDTSSLETERGFEELPLCSCRMEAPKIDRISERAGHKCMATESVDGELSGCNAAILKRETMRPSSRVALMVLCETHRARMVKHHCCPGCGYFCTAGTFLECHPDFRVAHRFHKACVSQLNGMVFCPHCGEDASEAQEVTIPWGDGVTPPAGTAAPAPPPLAQDAPGRADTSQPSARMRGHGEPRRPPCDPLADTIDSSGPSLTLPNGGCLSAVGLPPGPGREALEKALVIQESERRKKLRFHPRQLYLSVKQGELQKVILMLLDNLDPNFQSDQQSKRTPLHAAAQKGSVEICHVLLQAGANINAVDKQQRTPLMEAVVNNHLEAARYMVQRGGCVYSKEEDGSTCLHHAAKIGNLEMVSLLLSTGQVDVNAQDSGGWTPIIWAAEHKHIEVIRMLLTRGADVTLTDNEENICLHWASFTGSAAIAEVLLNARCDLHAVNYHGDTPLHIAARESYHDCVLLFLSRGANPELRNKEGDTAWDLTPERSDVWFALQLNRKLRLGVGNRAIRTEKIICRDVARGYENVPIPCVNGVDGEPCPEDYKYISENCETSTMNIDRNITHLQHCTCVDDCSSSNCLCGQLSIRCWYDKDGRLLQEFNKIEPPLIFECNQACSCWRNCKNRVVQSGIKVRLQLYRTAKMGWGVRALQTIPQGTFICEYVGELISDAEADVREDDSYLFDLDNKDGEVYCIDARYYGNISRFINHLCDPNIIPVRVFMLHQDLRFPRIAFFSSRDIRTGEELGFDYGDRFWDIKSKYFTCQCGSEKCKHSAEAIALEQSRLARLDPHPELLPELGSLPPVNP